In Stenotrophomonas sp. ESTM1D_MKCIP4_1, a single genomic region encodes these proteins:
- the creD gene encoding cell envelope integrity protein CreD, producing the protein MKSLKMLLRFAIVGGLILLLLVPLMMIRSVINERSAYRDEAFSRVAESRAGTQQLIGPVRVVPWVERQQVEVVDAKGAKKTEVQTTEGQWLQVPSALEVSGELLPSQRSVGLFKVPVYSWNGQIKATFAEDDYPIKPGRSYGQPYVALGVSDARGLVGTPNLRVDGKQVRLLPGVGAADGLGRGLHAPVTGFADPNGGTLAASSVELELRLDGSRALAVVPLGDDNQIALRSSWPHPSFTGAFLPNERRVDAQGFDARWAVSSLASDAQHQLRRGGDLDAQAVSVSLVDPVDTYTQADRASKYGVLFIVLTFVGFILFELIKALRIHPLQYLMVGLALAIFFLLLISLSEHIAFWQAYLVSALACIGLQAVYLANVLGHWKRGLGFAAMLTVLYGALYGLLVSENNALLMGSLLLFAILAVAMWVTRRVDWYALGSEQK; encoded by the coding sequence ATGAAATCCCTTAAGATGCTGTTGCGGTTCGCCATTGTCGGCGGCCTGATCCTGCTGCTGCTCGTGCCGCTGATGATGATCCGCAGCGTCATCAACGAGCGCAGCGCCTATCGCGATGAAGCGTTTTCGCGCGTGGCTGAAAGCCGCGCCGGTACCCAGCAGCTGATCGGCCCGGTGCGGGTGGTGCCGTGGGTGGAACGCCAGCAGGTGGAAGTGGTGGACGCCAAGGGTGCCAAGAAGACCGAGGTGCAGACCACCGAAGGCCAGTGGCTGCAGGTGCCCTCAGCGCTTGAGGTGAGCGGTGAACTGCTGCCCAGCCAGCGGTCGGTGGGCTTGTTCAAGGTGCCGGTCTACAGCTGGAACGGCCAGATCAAGGCGACGTTCGCGGAGGACGACTACCCGATCAAGCCGGGCCGCAGCTACGGCCAGCCTTACGTGGCACTGGGTGTGTCCGATGCGCGCGGCCTGGTCGGCACGCCGAACCTGCGTGTGGATGGCAAGCAGGTGCGGCTGCTGCCGGGGGTGGGCGCCGCCGATGGGCTGGGCCGCGGGTTGCATGCGCCGGTCACCGGTTTTGCCGATCCCAACGGTGGCACCCTGGCCGCCAGCAGCGTTGAACTGGAACTGCGCCTGGATGGCAGCCGCGCGCTGGCCGTGGTGCCGCTGGGCGATGACAACCAGATCGCCCTGCGCTCGAGCTGGCCGCACCCCTCGTTCACGGGCGCGTTCCTGCCCAACGAACGCCGCGTTGATGCACAGGGCTTCGATGCACGCTGGGCGGTGTCGTCGCTGGCGTCCGATGCACAGCACCAGTTGCGCAGGGGCGGCGACCTGGACGCGCAGGCCGTATCGGTTTCGCTGGTGGACCCGGTGGACACCTATACCCAGGCCGATCGTGCATCCAAATACGGGGTGCTGTTCATCGTGCTCACGTTTGTCGGCTTCATTCTGTTCGAGCTGATCAAGGCGCTGCGCATCCATCCCCTGCAGTACCTGATGGTGGGCCTGGCGCTGGCGATCTTCTTCCTGCTGCTGATCAGCCTTTCCGAACACATCGCGTTCTGGCAGGCGTACCTGGTTTCGGCGCTGGCCTGCATCGGGCTGCAGGCGGTGTACCTGGCCAACGTGCTGGGGCACTGGAAGCGCGGGCTGGGGTTTGCCGCAATGCTGACGGTTTTGTACGGCGCGCTGTACGGGCTGCTGGTATCGGAAAACAACGCGCTGCTGATGGGCTCGCTGCTGCTGTTCGCGATCCTGGCCGTGGCGATGTGGGTGACCCGTCGCGTGGACTGGTACGCGCTGGGCAGTGAACAGAAGTAA
- the creC gene encoding two-component system sensor histidine kinase CreC, which produces MRLMLKLFLGFFLIVGIAAFFVMRVFVNEVKPGVRQAMESTLVDAANVLAEMAAADVKAGTIGSGSFTRNLAKARQRDLKAMVWRFPKRALDYRVTITDAQGIVIYDSLGRDVGRDNSRWNDVYRTLRGEYGARSSPEIPGEEGNTVMHVAAPVYDPADGRTLIGVLSLAQPNRSIDPFIAASQRAIIERGAWLIGLSALVGILVTVWLTRGLGQLSRYARAVTNGEPVPPPRRRRDEIGELGQALETMRRKLEGKAYVEQYVQSLTHEMKSPLAAIRGAAELLQEPMADADRAHFARSIVEQQERLTETIDKLLALAEVEQHGWLQTREPIEVAALLDEAASAAQVRAQAAGVQVRAGAVADLPVQGDAYLLRQALHNLIDNAIAFSPPGSVVELSARAEGQGVCLQVADRGAGIPDYAQARVFERFYSLARPGSGRRSSGLGLPFVQEVARLHDGHASLAARADGGTVAELWLPAGGTGKRARR; this is translated from the coding sequence ATGCGCCTGATGCTGAAACTGTTCCTGGGCTTCTTCCTGATCGTGGGCATCGCCGCGTTCTTCGTGATGCGCGTGTTCGTCAACGAAGTGAAGCCTGGTGTGCGCCAGGCCATGGAATCGACCCTGGTGGACGCGGCGAATGTTCTGGCCGAAATGGCTGCCGCCGACGTCAAGGCCGGCACCATCGGCAGCGGCAGCTTCACCCGCAACCTGGCCAAGGCGCGCCAGCGCGACCTGAAGGCGATGGTCTGGCGCTTCCCCAAGCGCGCGCTGGATTACCGGGTGACGATCACCGATGCCCAGGGCATCGTGATCTACGATTCGCTGGGGCGCGACGTGGGCCGCGACAATTCGCGCTGGAACGATGTCTACCGCACCCTGCGCGGCGAGTATGGCGCGCGGTCCAGCCCGGAAATCCCCGGTGAGGAAGGCAACACGGTGATGCACGTGGCCGCGCCGGTCTACGACCCGGCCGACGGCCGTACGCTGATCGGCGTACTCAGCCTGGCCCAGCCCAACCGCAGCATCGACCCGTTCATCGCCGCCAGCCAGCGCGCCATCATCGAGCGCGGCGCGTGGTTGATCGGTCTGTCGGCGCTGGTGGGCATCCTGGTCACCGTGTGGCTCACCCGCGGCCTGGGCCAGCTGAGCCGCTACGCGCGGGCGGTGACTAACGGCGAACCCGTGCCGCCGCCCCGGCGCCGCCGCGACGAGATCGGCGAGCTTGGGCAAGCGCTGGAAACCATGCGCCGCAAGCTGGAAGGCAAAGCCTACGTCGAGCAGTACGTGCAGTCGCTCACCCATGAAATGAAGAGCCCGCTGGCCGCGATCCGTGGCGCGGCCGAGCTGCTGCAGGAGCCGATGGCCGATGCTGACCGGGCACACTTCGCGCGCAGCATCGTCGAGCAGCAGGAGCGGCTGACCGAAACCATCGACAAGCTGCTGGCGCTGGCCGAAGTGGAACAGCATGGTTGGCTGCAGACCCGTGAGCCGATCGAAGTGGCTGCGTTGCTGGACGAAGCGGCGAGTGCAGCACAGGTGCGCGCGCAGGCAGCCGGCGTGCAGGTTCGTGCCGGCGCCGTGGCGGATCTGCCGGTGCAGGGCGATGCCTATCTGCTGCGCCAGGCCCTGCACAACCTGATCGACAACGCCATTGCCTTCTCGCCGCCCGGTTCGGTGGTTGAGCTGTCGGCGCGGGCCGAGGGCCAGGGCGTGTGCTTGCAGGTGGCCGACCGTGGCGCGGGCATTCCGGACTACGCCCAGGCCCGCGTGTTCGAGCGCTTCTATTCGCTGGCGCGGCCGGGTAGTGGCCGCCGCAGTTCGGGGCTGGGCCTGCCGTTCGTGCAGGAAGTGGCCCGCCTGCATGACGGGCACGCGTCCCTGGCCGCCAGGGCGGACGGCGGTACCGTGGCCGAACTGTGGCTGCCTGCTGGCGGGACCGGCAAGCGCGCACGGCGCTGA
- a CDS encoding M28 family metallopeptidase produces the protein MAQQREPVDLDMVSRIRQEAFHRSQVMDTFSYLTERIGPRLTNSPAMGRANAWTRSRFSDWKLDNVHDEAFDEFGRGWEFTSASVEMLGDRVQPLHALPKAWTPGTRGPVEGELVHVEIKKLEDIEKYRGKLRGKILLLGEAREYKRGNEPDSHRHDATSLEGLQEFTLPKDVAAERAKRVKEYKERQELAAKVNAFFVEEGALASISISGWDNGIIRVAGGGSRKAGESVGIPELAMIAEHFNPLVRALDAKQPVRLRVDVAARFTDEVDQPGYNTLAEIRGSSKPDEVVMIGAHLDSWHSGTGAADNAAGVAVMMEAMRILKATGAKPKRTIRVALWSGEEQGLIGSQAYVAKHFGRFPEPTDPAQKALPASLRDPTGALQKTRDYGKFQVYFNMDNGSGRFRGIYAQENLAAMPIFEAWLAPFHDVGATTVATRNTGSTDHISFDRIGLPGFQFIQDRLDYFTNVHHSHLDTWDHAEPDDLKQAAAIVASFAYNAAMREQSFPRKAEPQP, from the coding sequence ATGGCACAGCAGCGCGAACCGGTGGACCTGGACATGGTCAGCCGCATCCGCCAGGAGGCCTTCCACCGCTCGCAGGTGATGGACACCTTCAGCTACCTCACTGAGCGCATCGGCCCGCGCCTGACCAACTCGCCGGCAATGGGGCGCGCCAATGCCTGGACCCGCAGCCGGTTCAGCGATTGGAAGCTGGACAACGTGCACGACGAAGCCTTCGATGAGTTCGGCCGTGGCTGGGAATTCACCTCGGCCAGCGTGGAAATGCTGGGCGACCGTGTGCAGCCGCTGCATGCCCTGCCCAAGGCATGGACGCCCGGCACCCGCGGCCCGGTCGAGGGCGAACTGGTGCACGTGGAGATCAAGAAGCTGGAGGATATCGAGAAGTACCGCGGCAAGCTGCGCGGCAAGATCCTGCTGCTGGGCGAGGCGCGCGAGTACAAGCGCGGCAACGAGCCCGATTCGCATCGCCACGACGCCACCTCGCTGGAAGGCCTGCAGGAATTCACCCTGCCCAAGGACGTGGCGGCCGAGCGGGCCAAACGGGTGAAGGAATACAAGGAACGCCAGGAGCTGGCCGCCAAGGTCAACGCCTTCTTCGTGGAAGAGGGCGCGCTGGCGTCGATCAGCATCAGTGGCTGGGACAACGGCATCATCCGCGTTGCCGGCGGTGGCTCGCGCAAGGCGGGCGAATCGGTGGGCATTCCGGAACTGGCCATGATCGCCGAGCACTTCAATCCGCTGGTGCGTGCGCTGGATGCCAAGCAGCCGGTACGCCTGCGGGTGGACGTTGCTGCGCGCTTCACCGACGAGGTCGACCAGCCCGGCTACAACACGCTGGCCGAGATCCGCGGCAGCAGCAAGCCCGATGAAGTGGTGATGATCGGCGCGCATCTGGATTCGTGGCACAGCGGCACCGGGGCGGCCGACAATGCTGCGGGCGTGGCGGTGATGATGGAGGCCATGCGCATCCTCAAGGCCACTGGCGCCAAGCCCAAGCGCACCATCCGGGTGGCGCTGTGGAGCGGCGAGGAGCAGGGCCTGATCGGCTCCCAGGCTTATGTGGCCAAGCACTTCGGTCGTTTCCCGGAACCGACCGACCCGGCGCAGAAGGCGCTGCCGGCCTCGCTGCGCGACCCGACCGGCGCGCTGCAGAAGACCCGCGACTACGGCAAGTTCCAGGTCTACTTCAACATGGACAACGGCTCCGGTCGCTTCCGTGGCATCTACGCTCAGGAAAACCTGGCGGCGATGCCGATCTTCGAGGCTTGGCTGGCGCCCTTCCACGATGTGGGCGCCACCACCGTGGCCACCCGCAACACCGGCAGCACCGACCACATCAGCTTTGATCGCATCGGCCTGCCGGGCTTCCAGTTCATCCAGGACCGGCTGGACTACTTCACCAACGTCCACCACAGCCATCTGGACACCTGGGACCATGCCGAGCCGGATGATCTGAAGCAGGCCGCCGCCATCGTCGCCTCGTTCGCCTACAACGCCGCGATGCGCGAGCAGTCGTTCCCCCGCAAGGCGGAACCGCAGCCCTGA
- the creB gene encoding two-component system response regulator CreB, giving the protein MLRAMTAPVAQVLVVEDEAAIAETVLYALRSEGYAASHCLLGGEALQRLQDGGFDLLVLDVGLPDLGGFEVCRRLRALPGAVAQLPVIFLTARNDELDRVLGLELGADDYMTKPFSPRELVARVRARLRRVQPAGPAVVAAEPGWREHGAFAIDREGRRIRYLGHTLDLTRYEYALLEALLQRPGAILSRAQLMDRGWDSAADSADRTVDTHVKTLRAKLRAAGASDDPIRTHRGLGYALQV; this is encoded by the coding sequence ATGCTGCGCGCCATGACAGCCCCCGTTGCCCAGGTCCTGGTGGTCGAGGACGAAGCGGCCATCGCCGAGACCGTGTTGTATGCCCTGCGCAGCGAAGGCTACGCGGCCAGCCATTGCCTGCTGGGCGGGGAGGCGCTGCAGCGCCTGCAGGACGGCGGCTTCGATCTGCTGGTGCTGGATGTGGGCCTGCCGGACCTGGGCGGCTTCGAGGTCTGCCGGCGCCTGCGCGCGCTGCCGGGCGCGGTGGCGCAGCTGCCGGTGATCTTCCTGACGGCCCGCAATGACGAGCTGGACCGGGTGCTGGGCCTGGAACTGGGGGCGGACGATTACATGACCAAGCCGTTCTCGCCGCGCGAACTGGTGGCTCGGGTGCGCGCGCGCCTGCGTCGCGTGCAGCCGGCCGGCCCAGCGGTGGTGGCGGCCGAACCCGGCTGGCGCGAACACGGCGCCTTCGCCATCGATCGCGAGGGCCGGCGCATCCGCTACCTGGGGCACACGCTGGATCTGACCCGGTACGAATACGCCTTGCTGGAAGCCCTGCTGCAGCGCCCCGGCGCCATCCTCAGCCGCGCCCAGCTGATGGACCGTGGCTGGGACAGTGCCGCCGACAGCGCCGACCGCACGGTGGATACCCACGTCAAGACGCTGCGCGCCAAGCTGCGCGCGGCCGGCGCCAGCGATGACCCGATCCGCACCCATCGCGGGCTGGGCTACGCGCTGCAGGTGTAG